A genomic window from Cucumis melo cultivar AY chromosome 8, USDA_Cmelo_AY_1.0, whole genome shotgun sequence includes:
- the LOC127150515 gene encoding uncharacterized protein LOC127150515, giving the protein MPPRTGRRRRQNQDGMQGPTQGPSVGESSTLGVRGGAGNEQFARTTQEIGRPDRAEPSDPEKAYGIERLKKLGATVFEGSTDPADAENWLNMLEKCFDVMNCPEERKVRLATFLLQKEAEGWWKSILARRSDARALDWQTFRGIFEDKYYPITYCEAKRDEFLGLKQGSLSVAEYERKYTELSRYADVIIASESDRCRRFERGLRFEIRTPVTAIAKWTNFSQLVETALHVEQSITEEKSAVELSRGTSTASGFRGREQRRFTPGINISSRQDFKNRSGGQASRNVSYGSVFQRQSQRIPSQPIRSTVRSQPGQESITSTVRRIPCTSCGRNHRGQCLVGAGVCYQCGQPGHFKKDCPQLNMTVQRDQGVGSQTVEQSRVSVVPTEGTSGARQKGVVGRPRQQGKVYAMTQREAEDAPDVITGTILICNVPADVLFDPGATHSFVSSIFLTKLNRMLEPLSEGLAIYTPVGDVLLVNEVLRNCEVLVEGISLLVDLLPLELQRLDVILGMDFLFAHYASMDCHRKEVVFRKPGFAEMVFRGMRKAVSRSLISVLKAEKLLRKGCTTFLAHIVIVQREKLKPEDVPVVKEFLDVFPDDLSGLPPDREIEFTIELLPGTAPISQAPYRMAPSELKELKMQLQELVDKGYIRPSVSPWGAPVLFVKKKDGTLRLCIDYRQLNKVTIRNKYPLPRIDDLFDQLRGAALFSKIDLRSGYHQLKVRESDIAKTTFRTRYGHYEFRVMPFGLTNAPAVFMDLINRIFHRYLDQFVIVFIDDILVYSVDRESHEEHLRIVLQTLREKQIYAKFSKCEFWLEQVVFLGHVVSAKGVSVDPQKVEVVVNWERPISATEVRSFLGLAGYYRRFIEDFSRFALPLTALTRKNVKFEWSDKCEQSFQELKKRLVTTPILALPVTGKDYLIYCDASRLGLGCVLMQDGNVIAYASRQLKEHECNYPTHDLELAAVV; this is encoded by the coding sequence atgccaccacgtactggtagacgacgccggcagaatcaggacgggatgcaaggtcctacccaaggtccatctgtaggggaatctagtacgctaggagttcgaggtggtgcaggaaacgagcagtttgcgagaacaacacaggaaataggaaggccagatagagcagagcctagtgatccagaaaaggcatacggaattgaacggctgaagaagttaggggctacagtgtttgaaggttccacagatccagctgatgcagagaactggttgaatatgcttgaaaagtgttttgatgtgatgaattgtcctgaggagcgaaaggttagattggccacatttttgttgcaaaaagaggctgaaggatggtggaaatctatattagcaagacgcagtgatgcacgtgctttagactggcagacttttagaggcatattcgaagataagtattatcccatcacatactgcgaagccaagagagatgaatttctggggttgaaacaaggatcactttcagttgctgagtatgagaggaagtataccgagctttcacggtatgctgacgttattatagcttctgagagtgacaggtgccgaaggtttgaaagagggttgcgttttgaaatacgtaccccagttacagccattgctaagtggacaaatttctctcagttagtggagactgcccttcatgtggagcagagtataacagaagagaaatcggcagtggagcttagtcgtgggacttcaacagctagtggatttagaggccgtgagcagcggaggttcacgcctgggataaatatttcaagccgtcaagattttaagaatcgctctggaggccaagcatcgaggaacgtgagttatggtagtgtttttcagagacagagccagagaatacctagtcaacccattagatcaacagtaagatcgcaaccaggtcaAGAGTCCATTACTAGTACCGTCAGGCGAataccatgcacgagttgtggcaggaaccatcggggtcagtgtttggtaggtgccggtgtatgttaccagtgcggacagccaggacatttcaagaaagattgtccgcagttgaacatgacagttcagagagatcagggagttgggtcccagacagttgagcaatcgagagtttcagtggttccaacagagggcaccagtggtgcaaggcaaaagggagttgttggaagaccgaggcaacagggaaaagtctatgctatgactcaacgAGAAGCAGAGGAcgcaccagacgttattactggtacgattcttatttgtaatgtacctgcagatgttttatttgatccaggtgctacgcattcctttgtttctagtatatttctgactaagttgaataggatgctagagcctttatctgaggggttagctatatacactccagttggtgacgttttacttgttaatgaggtgttacgtaattgtgaagttttagtagaaggtatcagtttgctagtggacttgctaccactagagttgcagaggttagatgtaattttgggaatggatttcttatttgctcattatgcatctatggattgccataggaaggaagtggttttcagaaaaccaggctttgctgaaatggtttttagaggtatgaggaaggccgtttctagaagtttaatctcagttttgaaagctgagaaattactgaggaagggttgcacaacgtttcttgcacacattgtaatagtgcagagagaaaaactaaagccagaagatgttcctgtggtgaaagagtttcttgatgtatttccagatgatctgtcaggtttgccacctgatagagagattgagttcaccattgaattattaccaggaacagcacctatttcacaggccccgtatagaatggctccaagcgagctaaaagaattgaagatgcagttacaagaactagttgacaagggatacatcaggcctagtgtttcgccgtggggagcaccagtgctttttgtgaaaaagaaagatggtaccctcagattatgtattgactatagacagttaaacaaggttacaatacgtaacaagtatcctttaccacgcatcgatgacttatttgatcaactaaggggagcagcgttgttctctaagattgacttaaggtcaggataccaccagttgaaggttagagaatcagatattgctaagacaacatttagaacgaggtatgggcattatgagtttcgagttatgccattcggtttaacgaatgcgccagcggttttcatggatctcattaacaggatcttccatcggtatttagatcagtttgtgattgtgttcattgatgatatattagtttactcagttgacagagaatctcatgaggaacatctgaggattgttctacagactctacgtgaaaaacagatatacgctaagttcagcaaatgtgagttctggttggaacaagtagtatttttggggcatgtagtttcagcaaaaggagttagtgtcgatccacaaaaagtagaagtggttgtcaattgggaaagaccaattagtgcgacagaagtacgtagtttcctgggtttggcaggatactataggcgttttattgaggatttctctcgatttgcattgcctttgaccgctttgacaaggaagaatgttaagtttgagtggtcagataaatgcgagcaaagttttcaggaattgaagaaaagactagttacaacacctattttggcacttcctgtaacagggaaggactatctgatttattgtgatgcttcaaggctaggattaggttgtgtgcttatgcaagatgggaatgtaatagcttatgcttcaaggcagttgaaggagcatgagtgtaattaccctacccatgatcttgagctagcagcagttgtttga
- the LOC103486176 gene encoding protein cornichon homolog 1 isoform X2, whose product MAWNLIFWFISFCFNIALLVLNFYQLLVLTDLEADYLNIYDSSSRINKLVLPEFLVQGVFCSLFLFTGHWFMFLITVPVTCYHINLFLKREHLIDVTEVFRALKREKYFRLAKLIFYLLLFLIVIFRLTLSAFNSLSDEDDVLHLF is encoded by the exons ATGGCGTGGAATCTGATCTTTTGGTTCATCTCTTTCTGTTTTAACATCGCCCTCCTCGTCCTCAACTTTTATCAG CTTTTGGTATTAACGGATTTGGAGGCAGACTATTTGAACATCTATGATTCATCATCTCGCATTAATAAACTTGTCCTTCCGGAGTTTTTAGTGCAAGGAGTATTTTGCTCTCTTTTCCTCTTCACAGGCCATTGGTTCATGTTTCTTATAACAGTCCCTGTTACCTGCTATCACATAAATTT ATTCTTGAAGAGGGAGCACCTTATTGATGTCACCGAGGTGTTTAGAGCTCTTAAGCGTGAGAAGTATTTCCGTTTGGCCAAGCTTATCTTCTACTTGCTTCTTTTCCTCATAGTAATTTTCAG GCTTACTTTGTCTGCATTCAACTCTTTATCTGACGAAGACGATGTCCTACATTTATTTTGA
- the LOC103486176 gene encoding protein cornichon homolog 1 isoform X1 — translation MAWNLIFWFISFCFNIALLVLNFYQLLVLTDLEADYLNIYDSSSRINKLVLPEFLVQGVFCSLFLFTGHWFMFLITVPVTCYHINLFLKREHLIDVTEVFRALKREKYFRLAKLIFYLLLFLIVIFRIIMVAEMKSVFDSAPEDIDIRSSVLEY, via the exons ATGGCGTGGAATCTGATCTTTTGGTTCATCTCTTTCTGTTTTAACATCGCCCTCCTCGTCCTCAACTTTTATCAG CTTTTGGTATTAACGGATTTGGAGGCAGACTATTTGAACATCTATGATTCATCATCTCGCATTAATAAACTTGTCCTTCCGGAGTTTTTAGTGCAAGGAGTATTTTGCTCTCTTTTCCTCTTCACAGGCCATTGGTTCATGTTTCTTATAACAGTCCCTGTTACCTGCTATCACATAAATTT ATTCTTGAAGAGGGAGCACCTTATTGATGTCACCGAGGTGTTTAGAGCTCTTAAGCGTGAGAAGTATTTCCGTTTGGCCAAGCTTATCTTCTACTTGCTTCTTTTCCTCATAGTAATTTTCAG AATAATAATGGTTGCAGAAATGAAATCTGTTTTTGACTCTGCACCGGAAGATATAGACATTCGCTCCTCTGTTCTCGAATACTAG